The following are encoded together in the Candidatus Woesebacteria bacterium genome:
- a CDS encoding PH domain-containing protein, which yields MTREHEHNVEPIRGSIFVLTLKLALILFIIDSLYSLIFYLLNLGFGIPFDFHHHISVMLFITQIGKIILEIFLITYVILQWANNTYFLTDKHLIQRTGILSTEEDVFHFENIRSITTHQSLLGKIFNYGDVILKTSASGGYQGEVTLTGISNPYKYENALKKSF from the coding sequence ATGACGAGGGAACACGAACATAATGTCGAACCAATAAGAGGAAGCATTTTTGTTTTAACTCTAAAACTTGCACTTATACTGTTTATTATAGACTCTCTTTACAGCCTTATATTTTATCTCCTTAATTTAGGCTTTGGTATTCCTTTTGATTTCCATCACCACATTTCAGTAATGCTCTTTATCACACAAATAGGAAAGATCATATTAGAAATTTTTCTCATTACTTATGTGATTTTGCAGTGGGCCAATAATACCTATTTTCTTACAGATAAGCATTTAATACAAAGAACTGGAATACTTAGCACAGAAGAAGATGTATTTCATTTCGAAAACATTAGATCTATTACAACACACCAGTCTTTATTAGGAAAGATTTTTAACTACGGAGATGTTATATTAAAAACAAGTGCTTCAGGAGGGTATCAAGGTGAAGTTACCCTGACAGGAATCTCTAATCCATATAAATACGAAAACGCTCTCAAAAAATCCTTTTGA
- a CDS encoding copper-translocating P-type ATPase, with product MHPEVRKDKPGVCPKCGMALVEVKNDKHGMHESHMSHEHTMKPIDDMSFWEKIKMSMTMTMGMDHTGKAGREMAKLMEEDIRNKFFFSFILTIPILAYSMGRMLFNWNLPSPIPIPWLLFLLTTPVFFYGGWLFLYSSYYELKTRRLGMSVLIAVGITAAYGFSVILTLLGSHETFYEAAAMLITFVLFGHWMEMKSRRGTTDALQALFNLVPPQARLLRNGKEELVSTSEVKIGDILVLKPGDKVPVDGEIIEGETAIDESLVTGESIPVAKSSGDQVIGGSINQSGSVQFKATKVGEDTALSQIAKMVETAQNSKAPGQKIADKFAGYLVILAVGSGLLTFAVWYFIAGQPLLFALTFAISAVVIACPDALGLATPTAVAVGTGLGAKHNILIKDAPTLEQVSKIQAVVLDKTGTLTEGKPKITSMSSVKGFSDKEALQLIGAAEAKSSHPLANAVLEEMKSKKIKLPTRIEKFENLSGLGVRAVIEGKKVLVGTVKLMRENNVDVTPLDTKIQSFLKSGQTIMVLAVNGQVKAVVGAADPIKENAKKAVDRMNELGIETAMITGDNETTALAVAKKLGIKRVFADVMPEDKASYVKKLQKEGKFVAMVGDGVNDAPALAQADIGIAIGAGTDVAIETARVVLMKSDPADVIRAIRLSKATVRKMKQNLFWASIYNVLAIPVAAGVLYPAFNISLRPEISALLMSVSSIIVATNAVLLKRSEKDLITV from the coding sequence ATGCATCCTGAAGTCAGAAAAGACAAACCTGGTGTTTGTCCTAAATGTGGTATGGCACTTGTTGAAGTAAAGAATGATAAACATGGAATGCATGAAAGCCATATGAGTCATGAGCACACAATGAAACCCATTGATGATATGTCCTTTTGGGAAAAAATAAAGATGAGCATGACTATGACAATGGGTATGGATCACACAGGAAAAGCAGGACGTGAGATGGCAAAGCTCATGGAAGAGGATATACGAAATAAGTTCTTTTTCTCGTTCATTTTAACGATCCCTATCCTTGCATATTCAATGGGTAGAATGCTGTTTAATTGGAACCTACCCTCACCAATTCCCATTCCCTGGCTTCTCTTTTTGCTAACAACACCGGTTTTCTTTTATGGTGGCTGGTTATTCTTGTATTCTTCTTACTATGAATTGAAAACCCGACGGCTAGGAATGTCTGTGCTTATCGCGGTGGGTATAACAGCAGCGTATGGTTTCAGTGTGATACTCACCCTGCTTGGGAGTCATGAAACATTCTATGAAGCAGCAGCAATGCTTATTACATTCGTCCTCTTTGGACATTGGATGGAGATGAAATCACGTCGTGGTACGACAGACGCTCTCCAAGCTTTGTTTAATTTAGTTCCACCCCAGGCAAGACTCCTTAGAAATGGAAAAGAGGAGTTGGTTTCAACTTCTGAGGTAAAAATCGGAGATATATTAGTATTAAAACCTGGTGATAAAGTGCCTGTTGATGGTGAAATTATTGAAGGTGAAACGGCAATTGATGAATCCCTCGTTACAGGAGAATCTATACCTGTTGCTAAAAGTAGTGGAGATCAGGTTATTGGGGGATCTATCAATCAATCAGGGTCAGTTCAGTTCAAAGCAACAAAAGTAGGAGAAGATACTGCTCTTTCACAAATAGCAAAAATGGTTGAAACAGCACAGAACTCCAAAGCTCCTGGACAAAAAATCGCCGATAAATTCGCTGGTTATTTGGTAATTCTTGCCGTAGGAAGCGGTCTACTTACTTTTGCCGTCTGGTATTTTATAGCAGGACAGCCTTTACTCTTTGCACTTACTTTTGCAATATCTGCTGTCGTAATCGCCTGTCCTGATGCATTAGGACTTGCAACACCTACTGCTGTTGCAGTTGGGACAGGACTTGGAGCAAAGCACAACATTCTTATTAAAGATGCTCCCACTCTTGAGCAGGTATCAAAAATTCAAGCCGTCGTGCTTGATAAAACGGGAACGTTAACAGAGGGTAAGCCTAAAATTACAAGCATGAGTAGTGTTAAGGGCTTCAGTGATAAAGAGGCTTTGCAACTTATTGGAGCTGCAGAAGCAAAGTCGAGCCATCCACTTGCAAATGCAGTTCTTGAAGAAATGAAGAGTAAAAAGATTAAGCTTCCAACCAGAATTGAAAAATTTGAGAATCTTTCAGGTTTAGGAGTACGGGCAGTCATTGAAGGAAAAAAGGTATTAGTGGGTACGGTAAAGCTCATGAGAGAAAATAATGTTGATGTTACACCACTTGATACTAAAATACAGTCATTTTTAAAAAGTGGACAAACAATCATGGTTCTTGCCGTGAACGGACAAGTAAAAGCCGTTGTTGGTGCAGCTGACCCTATTAAAGAAAATGCCAAAAAAGCAGTTGATCGGATGAATGAGCTAGGTATCGAAACAGCTATGATTACAGGAGATAATGAAACCACAGCTCTTGCAGTAGCGAAAAAACTTGGAATAAAGCGAGTGTTTGCGGATGTAATGCCAGAGGATAAAGCTTCTTATGTTAAGAAATTACAAAAAGAAGGAAAATTTGTCGCAATGGTTGGAGATGGCGTGAATGATGCCCCAGCACTTGCTCAAGCAGATATAGGAATCGCTATTGGTGCGGGGACTGATGTTGCAATAGAAACTGCAAGGGTCGTTCTTATGAAGTCAGATCCGGCTGATGTTATCAGGGCGATTAGGCTTTCAAAAGCAACGGTAAGGAAAATGAAACAAAATCTCTTTTGGGCATCAATTTATAACGTCTTAGCTATACCTGTTGCTGCAGGTGTTCTATACCCTGCATTTAATATTTCACTAAGACCCGAAATTTCAGCACTCTTGATGAGTGTCTCTTCAATTATCGTTGCAACAAATGCAGTTCTATTGAAGAGGTCAGAAAAAGACCTTATAACTGTATAA
- a CDS encoding recombinase family protein yields the protein MNYQNNLLQQAVLPQVQTVEYCLYARKSTEDDERQAMSIDSQIKEMNDMAIKEGLFIKEIRKESHSAKLSGQRPVFNQLLNDLRNGMFTGILTWAPDRLSRNAGDLGMLVDMMDGGKLIHIKTFTQAFSNSPSDKFLLMILCSQAKLENDQKGINVKRGIRAKCNMGWRPGMPPIGYFNRAMAGIKDIIPDPERAPFVTEMFERVAKNGDSGRTLKKWLDSCLTTRAGKKVTLSQIYLMLKNPFYYGEFEYPIGSGNWYKGSHKPLISKELFDQVQKQLVAPKKAKWGSKTFTFKELFKCASCGSLVIGEDRYRKRKYGEPRYHIYYHCTRQKKYGCPEPYLTEEKLVKQILRYLNFMYMAHPQIFTFKLFIKESMESYKKMRDEILWAQDINPENKPVHFMDYANYIFRNGTMLEKREVTNILNRQLYIHNETVTSVPLI from the coding sequence ATGAACTACCAGAATAACTTGTTACAGCAAGCAGTTCTACCGCAAGTACAGACCGTTGAATATTGTCTCTATGCCCGAAAATCAACTGAGGATGATGAACGGCAAGCCATGTCAATTGACTCTCAAATCAAAGAAATGAATGACATGGCGATAAAAGAAGGACTATTTATCAAAGAGATTCGCAAAGAAAGTCATTCAGCCAAACTTTCGGGGCAGCGACCAGTCTTTAATCAGCTCCTCAATGATCTTCGTAATGGAATGTTCACAGGGATTTTAACATGGGCTCCAGATAGATTATCAAGGAATGCAGGAGATTTAGGAATGCTTGTAGATATGATGGATGGCGGAAAACTCATCCACATTAAAACATTCACGCAAGCATTCTCAAACAGCCCAAGTGATAAGTTTTTACTTATGATCCTTTGCTCTCAAGCCAAACTTGAGAATGACCAGAAAGGAATAAATGTAAAAAGAGGTATCAGAGCGAAATGTAACATGGGATGGAGACCGGGAATGCCGCCAATCGGTTATTTCAATAGAGCCATGGCTGGCATAAAAGATATTATTCCTGATCCTGAAAGAGCACCATTTGTGACAGAAATGTTTGAAAGGGTTGCGAAAAATGGTGATAGCGGAAGAACTCTCAAGAAGTGGCTCGATTCTTGTTTAACAACCAGAGCAGGAAAGAAAGTAACACTCAGTCAAATTTACTTGATGCTTAAAAACCCGTTCTATTATGGAGAATTTGAGTATCCTATCGGAAGTGGTAATTGGTACAAAGGGTCACATAAACCACTAATTAGCAAAGAGCTATTTGATCAAGTACAAAAACAGCTTGTAGCTCCAAAGAAAGCAAAATGGGGTAGCAAAACCTTTACCTTCAAAGAACTGTTCAAATGTGCGAGTTGCGGTTCACTGGTTATTGGTGAAGATAGATACAGAAAGCGAAAATATGGAGAACCACGCTATCACATTTACTATCACTGTACGAGGCAGAAAAAGTATGGTTGCCCGGAACCATATCTCACAGAGGAAAAGCTAGTAAAGCAAATATTACGATACCTAAACTTCATGTATATGGCGCATCCGCAGATATTTACTTTTAAGTTATTTATAAAAGAAAGTATGGAATCTTACAAGAAAATGCGAGATGAGATTTTGTGGGCGCAAGACATTAACCCTGAAAACAAGCCTGTTCACTTTATGGATTATGCGAACTACATTTTCAGAAATGGAACGATGCTGGAAAAACGAGAAGTAACGAATATATTAAATCGGCAACTCTATATCCACAACGAAACTGTTACCTCAGTACCGTTAATTTAA